Proteins encoded by one window of Lathyrus oleraceus cultivar Zhongwan6 chromosome 1, CAAS_Psat_ZW6_1.0, whole genome shotgun sequence:
- the LOC127076397 gene encoding 14 kDa proline-rich protein DC2.15: protein MASKIISVAFFLCLNFFFITIVNSNYVIPEIPVPIPNPTIDPYPKATCPINALKLGVCANVLNLVKAKVGSPPTLPCCTLIKGLANLEVAACLCTALKANVLGLHLDVPIALSVILNNCGLNNSGFQCP from the coding sequence ATGGCTTCTAAGATTATTAGTGTTGCATTTTTCCTATGTCTCAATTTTTTCTTCATCACTATAGTGAACTCCAACTATGTTATCCCTGAAATTCCAGTGCCAATTCCAAACCCAACAATTGACCCTTATCCAAAGGCTACATGTCCTATAAATGCACTTAAATTAGGTGTGTGTGCAAATGTGTTGAACTTGGTGAAAGCTAAAGTGGGGTCTCCACCAACACTCCCTTGTTGCACCCTAATTAAAGGTCTTGCTAATCTTGAAGTTGCAGCATGCCTTTGCACTGCCCTTAAAGCTAATGTCCTTGGTCTTCACCTTGATGTTCCTATTGCTTTGAGTGTCATTCTCAACAATTGTGGATTGAACAACTCTGGTTTTCAATGCCCTTAG